Proteins encoded in a region of the Canis lupus familiaris isolate Mischka breed German Shepherd chromosome 1, alternate assembly UU_Cfam_GSD_1.0, whole genome shotgun sequence genome:
- the KLK8 gene encoding kallikrein-8 isoform a precursor (isoform a precursor is encoded by transcript variant 1), giving the protein MGHPPPAVVWTWMFLLLLLEAWAGHLRAQESKVLGGQECEAHSQPWQTALFQGVRLLCGGVLIEDNWVLTAAHCKKRKYTVRLGDHSLKNKDSSEQEMAVAQSIPHPCYNGSNEDHSHDLMLIRLRGRASLGPQVKPINLADHCPEVGQKCTISGWGTVTSPRENFPDTLNCAEVEIFPQKKCKDVYPGEVTDGMICAGDSNGADSCQGDSGGPLVCGGVLQGITSWGSDPCGRPERPGVYTNICRYLDWIKKTIGGRG; this is encoded by the exons ATGGGACATCCCCCACCTGCTGTAGTCTGGACCTGGATGTTCCTGCTCTTGCTGTTGGAAGCCTGGGCAG GACACTTGAGGGCACAGGAGTCCAAGGTGCTCGGCGGCCAGGAGTGTGAGGCCCATTCGCAGCCTTGGCAGACAGCTTTGTTCCAGGGCGTCCGGCTGCTCTGTGGGGGGGTCCTCATTGAAGACAACTGGGTCCTCACAGCAGCCCACTGTAAAAAAAG GAAGTACACAGTACGCCTGGGGGATCACAGCCTGAAGAATAAAGACAGTTCAGAGCAAGAAATGGCTGTGGCTCAGTCCATCCCACACCCCTGCTACAACGGGAGCAATGAGGACCACAGTCATGATCTCATGCTCATCCGACTACGTGGTCGGGCATCCCTGGGGCCCCAAGTGAAGCCCATCAACCTGGCGGATCACTGCCCTGAAGTTGGCCAGAAGTGCACCATCTCAGGCTGGGGCACCGTCACCAGCCCCCGAG AGAATTTTCCTGACACCCTCAACTGTGCAGAAGTAGAAATCTTTCCCCAGAAGAAGTGTAAGGATGTCTACCCTGGGGAAGTTACAGATGGTATGATTTGTGCAGGCGACAGCAATGGGGCCGACTCATGCCAG GGAGATTCCGGGGGTCCGCTGGTGTGTGGTGGTGTTCTGCAGGGCATCACATCCTGGGGATCAGACCCCTGTGGGCGGCCTGAGAGACCTGGTGTCTACACCAACATTTGCCGCTACTTGGACTGGATCAAGAAGACCATAGGAGGCAGGGGTTGA
- the KLK8 gene encoding kallikrein-8 isoform b precursor (isoform b precursor is encoded by transcript variant 2) yields the protein MGHPPPAVVWTWMFLLLLLEAWAGHLRAQESKVLGGQECEAHSQPWQTALFQGVRLLCGGVLIEDNWVLTAAHCKKRKYTVRLGDHSLKNKDSSEQEMAVAQSIPHPCYNGSNEDHSHDLMLIRLRGRASLGPQVKPINLADHCPEVGQKCTISGWGTVTSPRGRFRGSAGVWWCSAGHHILGIRPLWAA from the exons ATGGGACATCCCCCACCTGCTGTAGTCTGGACCTGGATGTTCCTGCTCTTGCTGTTGGAAGCCTGGGCAG GACACTTGAGGGCACAGGAGTCCAAGGTGCTCGGCGGCCAGGAGTGTGAGGCCCATTCGCAGCCTTGGCAGACAGCTTTGTTCCAGGGCGTCCGGCTGCTCTGTGGGGGGGTCCTCATTGAAGACAACTGGGTCCTCACAGCAGCCCACTGTAAAAAAAG GAAGTACACAGTACGCCTGGGGGATCACAGCCTGAAGAATAAAGACAGTTCAGAGCAAGAAATGGCTGTGGCTCAGTCCATCCCACACCCCTGCTACAACGGGAGCAATGAGGACCACAGTCATGATCTCATGCTCATCCGACTACGTGGTCGGGCATCCCTGGGGCCCCAAGTGAAGCCCATCAACCTGGCGGATCACTGCCCTGAAGTTGGCCAGAAGTGCACCATCTCAGGCTGGGGCACCGTCACCAGCCCCCGAG GGAGATTCCGGGGGTCCGCTGGTGTGTGGTGGTGTTCTGCAGGGCATCACATCCTGGGGATCAGACCCCTGTGGGCGGCCTGA